A DNA window from Loxodonta africana isolate mLoxAfr1 chromosome 7, mLoxAfr1.hap2, whole genome shotgun sequence contains the following coding sequences:
- the LOC100657985 gene encoding olfactory receptor 5J3-like — MVHENFTEVTEFILLGLTERLELKVVLFMLFLLIYIISLVGNLGMLFLIQITPKLHTPMYHFLSCLSLVDACYSPVFAPKMLLNFFVEQETISYSACIVQYFLFVSLITTEGFLLAAMAYDRYVAIVNPLIYTVTMTKIVCVLLVIGSCVGGLMNSLTHTIGLVKLSFCGPNVISHFFCDLPPLLKLSCSDTSMNELLLLIFSGVIAMITFLTVIISYIFIVAAILRIRSMAGRHKAFSTCASHLTAATLFYGSIRFSYIQPSSQYSLEQEKMVSVFYTLVMPMLNPLIYSLRNKEVKDAVKRAKEMKHFPCYFHATHFSK, encoded by the coding sequence ATGGTTCATGAGAATTTTACAGAGGTTACTGAGTTTATCCTACTGGGACTGACAGAGCGTTTGGAGCTGAAAGTGGTCCTCTTCATGTTGTTCCTGCTGATTTACATCATTTCTTTGGTGGGGAACCTGGGAATGCTCTTTCTAATCCAAATCACCCCCAAgctccacacacccatgtaccaTTTCCTTAGCTGTCTGTCACTTGTAGATGCCTGCTACTCACCAGTCTTTGCACCCAAAATGCTGCTGAACTTCTTTGTTGAACAGGAGACAATCTCATATTCTGCATGCATTGtgcaatattttttatttgtgtcACTCATCACCACTGAGGGCTTCTTGCTGGCAGCAATGGCttatgatcgctatgtggccattgTAAACCCTCTAATTTATACAGTGACCATGACTAAAATAGTGTGTGTTCTGTTGGTCATAGGATCATGTGTGGGAGGTTTAATGAACTCATTAACACACACAATTGGCCTGGTGAAACTCTCTTTCTGTGGGCCAAATGTCATCAGTCACTTCTTCTGTGACCTTCCTCCTCTGTTGAAGCTGTCCTGTTCTGACACATCCATGAATGAATTGTTGCTTTTAATCTTCTCTGGTGTGATTGCCATGATCACTTTCTTGACTGTGATCATCTCCTACATCTTCATTGTTGCTGCCATCCTGAGGATCCGCTCAATGGCCGGTAGAcacaaagccttctccacctgtgcttCACATCTGACAGCCGCGACTTTATTCTATGGTTCTATACGCTTTAGTTACATTCAGCCAAGCTCTCAATATTCCCTAGAACAAGAAAAGATGGTGTCTGTGTTTTATACCTTGGTGATGCCCATGTTAAACCCATTGATTTACAGCCTAAGGAACAAGGAAGTAAAGGATGCTGTGAAgagggcaaaagaaatgaaacatttcCCCTGTTACTTTCATGCCACACATTTCTCAAAATAG